From the Companilactobacillus ginsenosidimutans genome, the window CGCAGGACACCTTTTATTCGGTCAGAATTTCCAAGTGTTGCACTGGCATAACCCGTAAAAGTTAGTGCGCATATTACAGCGGCGATTGTTCCGGGAACTTTGTATGGATATGGAATGAATGTAATTGATAATAATGGCAGTAATGATCCTAAAATAAATGATAAGAATGATGAAATAGCTGCGTGCCAGGGATTGAAGTAGTGCTGTAACTCGATATTACATTTTGACTTCAATGTGACATTCAGTGCATCGTTTTCCATTAATTGAACAGCGACTTTTTTGGCAAGCGCTGGTGTTAAGCCTTCAGATTCGTAGTGATGAGCTAATCCGTTCAATTCACCCTCGTAATTTCGTTGGATGGACTCATCTTGCATGCGTGTCATAGTTTTTTGTGTATCACGCTGTGTGCTGACTGAAACATATTCGCCACCACCCATTGAAAGGGCACCGGCGAACATTCCCGAAATTCCGGCGATAAATAATGCCGCTGTACTTTGTTGGGCTCCAGCCACACCGATTACGATACCAGCGACAGAAACGATTCCATCATTTGCACCTAAAACCCCAGCACGGATGATGTTTAGTTGTTCTGATAAATGAAATTTCTGGATTAGTCGCTGAGACAGTGACTGATCTTCAGAAGTAGAAAAAGTTTTCATAAAACTATTACCCCCGCCTATAATATTTACGTTTAGTATAAC encodes:
- a CDS encoding VIT1/CCC1 transporter family protein, whose amino-acid sequence is MKTFSTSEDQSLSQRLIQKFHLSEQLNIIRAGVLGANDGIVSVAGIVIGVAGAQQSTAALFIAGISGMFAGALSMGGGEYVSVSTQRDTQKTMTRMQDESIQRNYEGELNGLAHHYESEGLTPALAKKVAVQLMENDALNVTLKSKCNIELQHYFNPWHAAISSFLSFILGSLLPLLSITFIPYPYKVPGTIAAVICALTFTGYASATLGNSDRIKGVLRNLLVGIGTMTVTYLIGGSLG